A window of Littorina saxatilis isolate snail1 linkage group LG7, US_GU_Lsax_2.0, whole genome shotgun sequence contains these coding sequences:
- the LOC138970304 gene encoding organic cation transporter-like protein, with amino-acid sequence MMSTSLHGNRFLNYFLTALMEIPPGVLLFVLLDRAGRKAASRVMYIVAGVGLISSGVFRMFTGNSALGTLSVVTAMLGMFGASGMFGAVFFFTPELFPTNMRNQALGVASFAGRLGGMCAPFMSSLAEIAVWAPGALIGSLCFVVVILFRFIPETRGRELPHTIEDVEKWTVVVSPPEEKSAVKTRL; translated from the exons ATGATGTCCACCAGCCTCCATGGCAACCGTTTCCTGAACTACTTTCTCACGGCTCTCATGGAAATCCCGCCTGGGGTTCTTCTCTTCGTCCTACTGGACAG GGCGGGACGAAAGGCGGCGTCGCGCGTCATGTACATTGTGGCCGGTGTTGGCTTGATCAGCAGTGGCGTCTTCAGAATGTTCACAG GGAACTCTGCACTGGGCACACTGTCAGTGGTGACCGCCATGTTGGGGATGTTTGGGGCATCAGGGATGTTTGGCGCTGTCTTCTTTTTCACACCTGAACTCTTCCCTACAAACATGAG aAACCAAGCCTTGGGAGTGGCATCATTTGCTGGCCGACTCGGGGGGATGTGTGCTCCCTTCATGAGTTCCCTT GCTGAAATAGCTGTGTGGGCCCCAGGCGCTCTGATCGGCAGTCTGTGTTTCGTGGTGGTCATTCTGTTCCGCTTCATCCCCGAGACCAGGGGCAGAGAGCTGCCTCACACCATTGAAGACGTGGAGAAATGGACAGTGGTCGTCAGCCCGCCTGAGGAAAAATCAGCGGTCAAAACAAGACTTTGA